The Syntrophorhabdales bacterium genome segment ATCAGGGTGTAGCTGTTAACCCGCGGCGCGCAGGTCTCCTGCGGGTGTTGAGGGCGGCTGGCTTGCCGTTGTGCGATATCGACGAGCTCAAGATGCGTGCTGAACGCCTCGCGGGAGGGTCAAGAGTTGCTATCCCGGGAAACAAGATAGTTGCGATCGTGGAATATCGCGACGGCACCCTGATCGATGTAGTCTGGCAAGGATAGAAGAGCCGGCCCGAACGGCTGAATCCGCTCGGGCCGGTACTCTCAGCATTCAAAGCACGTCCACCGGTTTACTTGATCTTGACACCAAGGAACTGTGTTAAGACGAAGATCATGAAGAATACGCCAAAGAAAAGAGTGCTCACAATCATAATAACCTCACGCCAGACCTGCGGACGAAATTCCTTGGCCAGAAACTTACGGTTGACTCTGACCGTCAGAATGGCCGAGAGAGCCATGGTGAAATTGGCCACATTCGCGCTGATAGCCAGAATGATGATCGGCAGGGTAATGTTCACATAGATCGTACCCCATACTATCACGGCGATCAACATGCCATAGTAGACTTTGCGGATGTCGTTCTTGGCCCACTTGCGCACCCGCGGGGACCCATACCAGAGCATGTCGGTACATTGCCGCGGCACCAGATCTATATTGCTCATGGCGCTGGAGAAGAGAATCCAGAATCCCATCGCAGCGATCATGTAGAGGCCCAGGATCCCAAACCGCTGTGCCGCGGAGACCGCGATGCCCCAGCTCGCGAGAGTCGTCCCGCGTGGAACCTGACACACATAAAGGATGCCGGGTAAGGCCATCCCGAGCAAACCTCCCACCCAGAATATGGCCCACTGGTCGAAGTTGAGAAGCTTCCACCATCCCCTGAAGTGTGTGACGTTCTCCTTGGTTGGGGCTGGCATGTTCCCGGAGGGCGAAACGTGGATTTCCTTGCCACCGAAGGCGCTGGCGATGTAGCCGATCTTTCCCGCCATGCCGTAGCCTTTGTCGCGATACCAGTTGGTGAGGCAGTTATTACCGAAGCCCCCGTAAGCCGAGTAGCCGACCAGCGCGCCGAACAAGAGGATGTCGACTCCCGGAGGAATCACTCCGAAGCTGACATAACCGACCAGGGCCTCACCCCAGGTGCTGGCAGGCGCTAAGAAGGCGTCCAGCACAATGAGACCGGCGATGATGCTCCCGCACATTGCCCAGTGGACATACTCCAGGGTTTTTAATACCTTACCCCCGACGGCTAATAGTACGCCGAGTCCGATAAAGATGAAATACGCCCAGAAGATGACGACGGGCTTATCCGCCAGAGCGGGGATCTTGCCTAATTGCATAGCGGCCACTGCCGTGGCGCAGGCAAGTGCCCAGCCAGGCATGGCACGTTCGATGAATCCCGCAACTGTAAAAAGCCAGCCCCAAAAGTTTTTACCCGGGGCCAGTCGCATGAACCCGATTGTGATCGGCTCGCCCGTCACCAGCGTGTAGCGGGTCATCTCGAGGTTCAAGAAAGTCTGGAGCGTGGTTGAAACGGTCGTGATCCACAGGAGTACGAGACCGTACTTGACAAAAAGTGCCGGACCAATAAGCCATTCGCCGCCGCCGATCGAACCGCCCAACGCGATGACGGCTGGGCCCATCATCTTGAAGGTCTGCTTCATCGTCATCTTTCCCCATTGTGATTCGGGCATGTCGCTTATTGGAAATGCAGGCCCCTTGCCGCCAGGATAAGTTTGCTGACTGCTTTCCGCCATAATTACCTCCCCCTTCTTTTTTTGTCACTCATAAAGTAGTCCATAGGTGCCGCTTTGATGTGAGCTTTTCAATGGTGTGTTGAGATTAACGAAGACCTGAAGAAGCGAAGAAATGGTTGTGATTAATAGAAGTGTAGCATGATGCTTGGCGAACACGGAGGGACCGATCAGCCATCGACCGCCGAGGCCGATTACGGCCATCCACAGAACTACAAAGAGTTTTCTTACTGACTCCCTCTTTTCTTGTCCACACATCGTACCCTTCTCTTTCCCCCGAAAGATTTCCTGGAACGATGCAGTCACTTAACCGGTACAACGATTATTTATCGAGCCCCTCAAGCAGAGCCCGGTGAACATGAACAAGCCTTATACTTTTTTTCCTCCTTTCCGAAGGGCCTTTGCCGTCGGAGTCCCTTCTTGTTGAGATCACTCTTAGACCCACACCCTATGGCTGCTTGGAGCGTGGGTCTAAGTATTGTTCGGATCTTTAGCCCTTGCGTTTCTTGTCGAAAGCAGCGATCTCTTCCATGGTCCTAAGAATTGTTTTGGCATTGTCGTACACAGGCGTGTCTACCATCTTTCCTTTGTACGACACCGCTGCGGCACCTTTTGCAATGCCTTCTTTCTCGAATACTTCAACGACGCCCTTGGCCCACTCTACATCCTCAGGTGAAGGCGAATAGATCCTGTTGGACGGCTCGATCTGATTCGGATGGATCAGCATTCTTCCTTCGTATCCCATCTGTCGCCCTTCCCGGGTGCTCTTCTCGAACGCCTCGACGTCCTGAAACGCAACAAAAGGACAATCGATGGCGATGCAGCCGGCGGCGCGTGCAGCGACGGCAACGTGGCTCCTCGCATAGAACTGTTCCACACCCTCGCTCGTCAGCTTCACACGCATATCTTTGGTGTAGTCTACTGCGCCGAAGATCAGGGAGTTCATCCGCTTGCTCGCGATGGCAGAAGGGTAGGCATTGATAACCCCTTTTGCAGTTTCGCAGAGAATCTGAATGGCGACGCTGCCCACCGGCATTCCGCGTCTGCGCTCCAGTTCGTCGAGTTTCCAGTCCAGCCGCTTCACATCGTCAGGGTGGCCGCACTTGGCCAGGCATATGCCTGAAAGACCCGGATAGACTACCGCTTCGAGGTCGTCATTGGTCATGAGAGTCTCCCAGTTGTTGACGCGGACGTAAACCGCTGATCCGCCCGAACCGGCGAGTTTCAGGTTCTCACGTGAAAGCTCTCTGGCCTTTGCTTTCTCAGCCGGTGGTACAGAGTCTTCCAGGTCGAGGGTAATGATGTCGGCCGGCAGGCTTGCTGATTTCTGAATAAAGCTTTCATTGTTTCCCGGAACATAAAACACTGATCTCATTACTGGCATGTTGTACCTCCTTGTTAAGTATTGTCAACATGAAAAAAATAAGATGGAAGAGGGAAGATCGCTCCGCTAGGAAGATCGCTCACTGCGTTCGCTAGGAAGCACTCAAAGCCAGAAAATCCTGCGCTGTTTTGGTGCACGTGTCTATCTTCCCTCTCCCATTTGTCCTTCTCTTCCATCTTCCGAGTCGCACAATTGTGCGACGGTCTTCCCCCCTTCGGGGACTTCGTCTCTTCCATCTGCGCTTTTTATCCGCCTATCAGGCTTTTAACCGTTGGCGCGATCTGATCCGGCCGGTCCACTACGTGAACGCCTGCTTCTCTGAGAGATTCGATCTTGCTTTTCGCCGACCCGCGTCCCCGTTCAATGATGCTGCTTGCGTGGGAGAATCGCATGCCTTCAGGCGCCCATGCTCCAGCGACAAAAATCACGAGGGGCTTGGTGAATGTCTTGGCCCGTACGCAGTCAGCTGCCTCCTCTTCGTGGGGACCGCCTATCTCCCCGAAAACAGCCACAGCCTTCGTATCAGGGTCTTTCTGGAAGAGGGGTAATATCTCCGCCATGGAAGTGCCTGTCACCGGCTCGGTTCCCACATGGACCACGGTCGTCATCCCGAGCCCTGCCAGCTTCAGGGCCCACGGCACAGTGGCTGACTGGCCGCCGCTTCTGGAAATCACACCGACATTACCCGGCACAAAAACCCTTCTCGCGAATTCGGGCGTGCCGCCCAGCCAGCCGGCAGCGGCGATCCCCGGGCTGATAATACCGATAGATCCCGGGCCCAGAAGCTGCACACCATTCTTCTTCGTGTAGGCTACCATTTCGAGAATATCGTACAGCGGAACACGCTCCACGGGGCTGACGATAAACTTGATGCCTGAGTCAACTGCTTCATACACGGCATCTTTAAGTCCAGGTCCGGGAACGAACGTCACACTCGCATCCACAGGCCCTTTCTCTTTCACCGCTTCGGCAACCGTGTTGAAGACGGGAATGCCCGAGACTTCTTCTCCGCCCCTGCCCGGCGTGACGCCGGCCACAACCTTTGTGCCATAGCCCTTCATGAAGGCCGCCCGTGCAGAGCCCTCTCTTCCCGTAATGCCCTGAACCAGGATCGTTGTATCTTTTGTCAGCAGAATCGCCATATCATCACCTCTTTAGAAACAAATCCTAAATCCTAATATCGAAATCCTGAACAACTTCAAATGTTCAAATCTCAAAACAGCGTCAGCCACACGCGTCTGCTTCGACGATTTGGTCATTCGATCTTGTTTAGAACTTAGGATTTCGAATTTGGAATTTGCCATTTATGCTACTCCATGTTTTTTCCTGTACTCATCCAGACCTGGAATCGGCGCTTCAATAGTAATGGCACTGTTGCCCCTGAACCAGCACTCGTACTCGCAGGCAAGACACTCTGTTCCGCGCTGTTTGCCGAATTCCGCGTCTCCTCCAAGGACAGGCTTCCCATCTTTCAGCACCAGGATGCCGCGAGCAAATTTCTTGCACGCGTCTACACACGCGTGCGTCTTGCATCCGAGGCATTTCTCATCGTCTATGATAACCTTGATGGTCCGCTCTTCAAACTGCATACTCTAATCCTCCTTTATCCCCGTTCCCTGCGGTATTCCTCGATCAAGGCTCTAGCTCTTTTGGCAAGGAATTCTGTCTCGTACACTTTATCGCCTCCGTAGATCTCAATCCTGCCCGGCAGATCCTTGGTGCCTTCATGAAGTATCTTCAGGGACTCCTCTTCAGTGTTGCCGCAGAGGAGGAGCACGCACGGGAATCCAGGCCTTTTGGGAAGCTCCTCGCGCAGAGCCTTCACGATGCCATGTGCGTGGTGCCACTGCTCTTGATTAGCATACATGAAACCACCGAGAAAATAGGCCTCGATCCCCGGCTGGGAGAAGATGACTCTTGCGGCCCGGTAGACTTTCGCGGCGGTCGGATTGCCGCTCGTATCCGCATAGTTGGCAATCTTCAGGCCTTCCCTATTCAGGGCATCTACTCCGAGGATGGCTCCGCCGCCCCCGAGACCGTGGTAACCCACAAGATGGTCTCCCTTTGTTTGGGTCATTTGCGCGATGTAACAGGTTCCCCTGAGATCACCTTCCTCGATCCACCAGGCTATCTTGTCAAGCTCTGTAGGAGGCGTTGGTGCCTCACGCGCCACCTCGATGCCGAATTCCGGATGCCTGAAGACCGAGGAGTCATCGATGGCGATCCGGCAATCGCCGGCGATAACCTTACCGTCCTTTGTCAGGACAAGGGGGTTGATTTCAGCGATACGGCAATTGTAGTTCTTGAAGGTTTGATAGAGACCCATGATCGCCTGTCCGATTGCGGGAAGCACCTTTGTCGGCACCTTGAGCTGCACCGCCAGATTGAGTGCGTCGTAGAGGCGGAAGCCGCGAAGTACGTCCACGTTCACCTGAGCGATTTTTTCCTGCGGCACTGCTTCGATATCCATTCCGCCTTCGGTGCTGAACATGATCACCGGGCATCGGGCTTTCATGGATGGGTCTATGATCACACCCACATAATATTCTTTGTCGATCTCCAGTTTCTCTTCGACCAGGACCTTTTCAACCTTCAGTCCCTTGATCTCAGCGCCCAGAAGGGCTCCAGCCACGGATTGCGCATCGGACGGTTTTTCAGCGAACTTAATGCCGCCTGCCTTGCCCCTTCCTCCGGCCCAGATCTGTACCTTCACCGCTACCGGTTTCCCTATCTTTTCTGCAATTCTGGCAGCTTCTTCAGGGGTGGTCGCAATCTCGCCTTTCGGGACCGCAACCTTTGCCTCCTTAAGTATTTGCTTTCCCTGGTATTCATACAATCGGGCCATGCATACCTCCTTGATGCTACTCTCCCCCACAGCCTTCTCTGCTGAAGGGAGTATTCATCTTCTTGTCTCTGCTTCTAAAGGCATTCCCGCCGGAGAATTAGACTTCCACGGCGGAATTCTGATCTTCTGAATGCACTGACTATTGTAACGATTATTTCAGACTTGTCAATGAATTTTGTCTTTACGAAGCGACGAGACCGGATGGGGCATCATCCGAAAGTATATGCCTACAGATTTTGATTGACAGGTTCTATCAGTTAAGGAAGAATAGACAAATGGAACGGAGGTGACGCGGACATATATTTCCAGGATGAATCGACGGCGGTCTCACGCCTACCAGATAAGGAGGAGCAGAAATGAGAAAGATCACGATGGTCTTATCAGGGTCAGCCTTCGCTTTGTGCTCTCTGCGGGTCAACAGTGTATGTGCCGCAGACATGTACCGCCAGAACTACAATCCCACAGGTAACGTACCACTTTCTACCCTCATCGCAGCAATTCCGATCCTGGCGTTATTGTATTTCATTGCACTGCACCCTCACCGCGACAAACAGGGGCATCGCCACCTTGGTATCAGCGCCCCCTATGCGGCATTCTACGGCGTGCTGGCCGCGTTCCTTGTCTCCTGCCTGATCTTCGGCATGCCCTTCTCTTCAGCGTTTTCCGCGTTTGCGTACGGCTCGCTTTCGGGTTTCCTGGGAATCATATGGATTGTGCTCGCAGCCATGTTCCTCTACACCATGACCGTCATTACCGGCAAGTTCGAGATCGTTAAAGAATCAATTATCCACATCTCGTTTGACCGACGTCTGCAGGTGCTCTTGATCGCTTTCTCGTTCGGTGCGATCATTGAAGGCACCTCGGGCTTTGGTACCCCGGTTGCGATTGCAGGCGCGATCATGGTGGGTCTGGGCTTTTCTCCCTTTCAGGCTGCGGTGCTCAACCTGCTCGCCAACACAGCGCCGGTCGCCTACGGCGCTATCGGAACCCCTATCGTGACGCTCGCCGCAGTCAGCGGGCTCGATCAACTCACGCTGTCCCAGATGGCCGGACGGCAGCTTCCTTTTGTCTCTGTGATTGTACCCTTCTGGCTCGTCGTTGCTTTCGTGAAGATGGAGGGAGGTAAATTCAGAGACGCATGGGAAGTGTGGCCGGCCACACTGGTAACAGGCCTCTCTTTTGCGATAGGACAATTTCTCGCTTCACAAACAAACGCATTGCACCTGATGACCGATGTAATCTCAGGTGTCTTTTCCGTGATTTGCACGGCGCTTTTTCTCCGCTTCGTCTGGCACCCGAAGTCGCGCTTTCTGCTCAAGTCAGAGCGCTCTGCAGCCGGCGGGGCCGTAGAGGTGCCGCTCAAGATGGAAGAGTGGAAGTATCCGTACAGCGTTGGACAGACCGCGTACGCGTGGGTACCATGGGCCATCCTTATCTGCTGCTGCGCACTCTGGGGCATGCCGGCCTGGAAGGCGTACCTGAATACTCTTCTTGTCGGCGTTAAAATCAAAACCACCTTGCTCGGCTCAGCCTTTGGCGGAACTCTTTCTTTGCCGACGTGGGACATGCCGGCCCTGCACAACCTGGTGCAGCGCATGCCGCCTATCGCAGCGATGAACGCCAAGCCAGAAGGTGCAAGATTTGCCATCAACTGGCTCTCTGCCGCGGGCACCGGTGTCTTTGTTGCGGCTCTTCTGACGGGACTTGTTCTGAAGCTGAGTGGCGCCCAGTGGCGGGAAGCGATCGGCCGGACCGCGCGGCGCATGAAAACACCGGTTCTGGTCATCGGCCAGGTGCTTGGCCTCGGCTTCCTGACCCGATATTCGGGTACTGACGCGGTCCTCGGCTTGGCGTTTACCGGAGCGGGTGTCCTCTATCCTTTCTTCTCCGCATACCTGGGATGGCTTGGTGTCTTCCTGACCGGATCCGACACTGCTTCCAATGCGCTCTTCGGAAGCCTGCAACGGATCACGGCGCAGCAACTGCATCTGAACGAGGTGCTCATTGTAGCAACTAACTCGACAGGGGGTGTTATGGGGAAAATGATCGATGCGCAGTCAATCATGGTCGCCTGCGCTGCGTGCTATGATGACCCGCATGAGCGTTCACACGCGCTGGGACCGATTTTCCGTAAGGTCTTCTGGCATTCTATCGCCCTCGCAGGTGTGATAGGTATAATCGTCATGCTCCAGGCGTATGTCTTCCAGGGCATGATCCCGGTTCCACCGCCGAAATAAAGGCGAGCTGAAGGATAAAGGAGCAAGGATCGAGGCTAAAGGATAAGGGCGAAGAATTAAGGCTCAAGGCCCAGGGCTCAGGGATAAAGGATGAAGGTAACACTAAAGTATTCCACGGAAGGTCTGCCGGTAGAGATTGAAGAAACGCCGGGTTTTGTGGGTGTGCTGGAGCCCTCTGAGCCTGAGCCGGTGAGAGAGCCTTTACGGGCAATCGCTGACACCATTGCCCGACCCGTAGAGTCAGCACCGCTCAGCGCAATCGCGAAGGGGAGGAAAAACGCCTGCGTGGTGATCAGCGACATCACGCGACCGGCGCCCAATGGCCTGATCCTTCCTCCTATCCTCCAGACTATTGAGGCTGCCGGTATCCCACGTTCCGCTGTCACTATCCTGATTGCCACAGGTATACATAGGCCCTCGACCGAGGAGGAGCGCGCTCGACTGGTAGGGCAGGAGATCGTGAGCGCTTACCGAATCGTTGATCACCTATCCAAGAGAAAAGAAGACATGGTGGAGGTGGGTACAATTGCGGGCGCCGTCCCAGCG includes the following:
- a CDS encoding Nramp family divalent metal transporter, with the protein product MAESSQQTYPGGKGPAFPISDMPESQWGKMTMKQTFKMMGPAVIALGGSIGGGEWLIGPALFVKYGLVLLWITTVSTTLQTFLNLEMTRYTLVTGEPITIGFMRLAPGKNFWGWLFTVAGFIERAMPGWALACATAVAAMQLGKIPALADKPVVIFWAYFIFIGLGVLLAVGGKVLKTLEYVHWAMCGSIIAGLIVLDAFLAPASTWGEALVGYVSFGVIPPGVDILLFGALVGYSAYGGFGNNCLTNWYRDKGYGMAGKIGYIASAFGGKEIHVSPSGNMPAPTKENVTHFRGWWKLLNFDQWAIFWVGGLLGMALPGILYVCQVPRGTTLASWGIAVSAAQRFGILGLYMIAAMGFWILFSSAMSNIDLVPRQCTDMLWYGSPRVRKWAKNDIRKVYYGMLIAVIVWGTIYVNITLPIIILAISANVANFTMALSAILTVRVNRKFLAKEFRPQVWREVIMIVSTLFFGVFFMIFVLTQFLGVKIK
- a CDS encoding CoA ester lyase, which produces MPVMRSVFYVPGNNESFIQKSASLPADIITLDLEDSVPPAEKAKARELSRENLKLAGSGGSAVYVRVNNWETLMTNDDLEAVVYPGLSGICLAKCGHPDDVKRLDWKLDELERRRGMPVGSVAIQILCETAKGVINAYPSAIASKRMNSLIFGAVDYTKDMRVKLTSEGVEQFYARSHVAVAARAAGCIAIDCPFVAFQDVEAFEKSTREGRQMGYEGRMLIHPNQIEPSNRIYSPSPEDVEWAKGVVEVFEKEGIAKGAAAVSYKGKMVDTPVYDNAKTILRTMEEIAAFDKKRKG
- a CDS encoding CoA-binding protein is translated as MAILLTKDTTILVQGITGREGSARAAFMKGYGTKVVAGVTPGRGGEEVSGIPVFNTVAEAVKEKGPVDASVTFVPGPGLKDAVYEAVDSGIKFIVSPVERVPLYDILEMVAYTKKNGVQLLGPGSIGIISPGIAAAGWLGGTPEFARRVFVPGNVGVISRSGGQSATVPWALKLAGLGMTTVVHVGTEPVTGTSMAEILPLFQKDPDTKAVAVFGEIGGPHEEEAADCVRAKTFTKPLVIFVAGAWAPEGMRFSHASSIIERGRGSAKSKIESLREAGVHVVDRPDQIAPTVKSLIGG
- a CDS encoding ATP-grasp domain-containing protein, whose product is MARLYEYQGKQILKEAKVAVPKGEIATTPEEAARIAEKIGKPVAVKVQIWAGGRGKAGGIKFAEKPSDAQSVAGALLGAEIKGLKVEKVLVEEKLEIDKEYYVGVIIDPSMKARCPVIMFSTEGGMDIEAVPQEKIAQVNVDVLRGFRLYDALNLAVQLKVPTKVLPAIGQAIMGLYQTFKNYNCRIAEINPLVLTKDGKVIAGDCRIAIDDSSVFRHPEFGIEVAREAPTPPTELDKIAWWIEEGDLRGTCYIAQMTQTKGDHLVGYHGLGGGGAILGVDALNREGLKIANYADTSGNPTAAKVYRAARVIFSQPGIEAYFLGGFMYANQEQWHHAHGIVKALREELPKRPGFPCVLLLCGNTEEESLKILHEGTKDLPGRIEIYGGDKVYETEFLAKRARALIEEYRRERG
- a CDS encoding L-lactate permease, which translates into the protein MRKITMVLSGSAFALCSLRVNSVCAADMYRQNYNPTGNVPLSTLIAAIPILALLYFIALHPHRDKQGHRHLGISAPYAAFYGVLAAFLVSCLIFGMPFSSAFSAFAYGSLSGFLGIIWIVLAAMFLYTMTVITGKFEIVKESIIHISFDRRLQVLLIAFSFGAIIEGTSGFGTPVAIAGAIMVGLGFSPFQAAVLNLLANTAPVAYGAIGTPIVTLAAVSGLDQLTLSQMAGRQLPFVSVIVPFWLVVAFVKMEGGKFRDAWEVWPATLVTGLSFAIGQFLASQTNALHLMTDVISGVFSVICTALFLRFVWHPKSRFLLKSERSAAGGAVEVPLKMEEWKYPYSVGQTAYAWVPWAILICCCALWGMPAWKAYLNTLLVGVKIKTTLLGSAFGGTLSLPTWDMPALHNLVQRMPPIAAMNAKPEGARFAINWLSAAGTGVFVAALLTGLVLKLSGAQWREAIGRTARRMKTPVLVIGQVLGLGFLTRYSGTDAVLGLAFTGAGVLYPFFSAYLGWLGVFLTGSDTASNALFGSLQRITAQQLHLNEVLIVATNSTGGVMGKMIDAQSIMVACAACYDDPHERSHALGPIFRKVFWHSIALAGVIGIIVMLQAYVFQGMIPVPPPK
- a CDS encoding lactate racemase domain-containing protein, translated to MKVTLKYSTEGLPVEIEETPGFVGVLEPSEPEPVREPLRAIADTIARPVESAPLSAIAKGRKNACVVISDITRPAPNGLILPPILQTIEAAGIPRSAVTILIATGIHRPSTEEERARLVGQEIVSAYRIVDHLSKRKEDMVEVGTIAGAVPA